Proteins encoded within one genomic window of Microtus ochrogaster isolate Prairie Vole_2 linkage group LG4, MicOch1.0, whole genome shotgun sequence:
- the Gpr1 gene encoding G-protein coupled receptor 1, with the protein MDVSKEALFEEFENYSYTLEYYSQESASEEKTHLKIVHWVSLLLCVLAFVLGIPGNAVVIWLMGFRWKKTVTTLWFLNLAIADFIFLLFLPLYVSYVALGFHWPFGLWLCKANSFIAQLNMFSSVFFLTVISLDHYFHLIHPVSSQRHRTLKNSLVVVLSVWLLASLLGGPSLYFRDTLEVNNHIICYNNFQEHGHDLTLMRHHVLTWVKFLFGYLFPLLTMSFCYLCLIFKVKKRSLPMSRKHFWTVLSVVIAFAVCWTPYHLFSLWELTIHHDSSFQHVLQQAVPLSTGLAFLNSCLNPILYVLITKKFQAHFRASVAEVLKHSLWEVNGPATASEQLKSLSSLETDRVPRNQHGFFT; encoded by the coding sequence CGCATCTGAAAATTGTTCACTGGGTCTCCCTGCTGTTGTGTGTCCTAGCATTTGTTCTGGGAATTCCAGGAAATGCTGTTGTCATTTGGCTCATGGGATTTAGGTGGAAGAAGACAGTCACTACTCTCTGGTTCCTCAATCTGGCCATTGCagacttcattttccttcttttcctgcccCTGTACGTCTCCTATGTGGCCTTGGGTTTCCACTGGCCTTTTGGCCTGTGGCTCTGCAAGGCTAATTCCTTCATTGCCCAGCTGAACATGTTTTCCAGTGTTTTCTTCCTGACAGTGATCAGCCTGGACCACTATTTCCACTTGATCCATCCTGTCTCGTCTCAGCGGCACCGAACGCTAAAGAACTCACTGGTTGTTGTTCTATCTGTCTGGCTTTTGGCTTCTCTGCTTGGAGGTCCTAGCCTGTACTTCCGCGACACTCTGGAAGTCAATAACCACATTATTTGTTATAACAATTTCCAGGAGCATGGCCATGACCTCACCTTGATGAGACACCATGTTCTGACCTGGGTGAAATTCCTTTTTGGctaccttttccctctgctgACAATGAGCTTCTGCTATTTGTGTCTCATCTTCAAGGTGAAGAAGCGGAGCCTCCCCATGTCCCGTAAGCATTTCTGGACAGTCCTGTCTGTAGTCATTGCCTTCGCGGTCTGCTGGACCCCTTATCACCTCTTTAGTCTTTGGGAACTCACCATCCACCACGACAGCTCTTTCCAGCACGTGCTGCAGCAGGCGGTCCCTCTCTCCACTGGCTTGGCGTTCCTCAATAGTTGCCTGAACCCCATCCTTTATGTTCTGATTACCAAGAAGTTCCAAGCTCACTTCCGGGCCTCTGTTGCTGAGGTACTGAAGCATTCGTTGTGGGAAGTCAACGGCCCTGCCACAGCCAGTGAACAGCTCAAGAGCCTGTCTTCCCTAGAAACAGACCGTGTTCCCAGAAACCAGCATGGATTCTTCACGTGA
- the Eef1b2 gene encoding elongation factor 1-beta: MGFGDLRTPAGLQVLNDYLADKSYIEGYVPSQADVAVFEAVSGPPPADLFHALRWYNHIKSYEKEKASLPGVKKSLGKYGPASVEDTTGSAAADVKDDDDIDLFGSDDEEESEEAKRLREERLAQYESKKAKKPAVVAKSSILLDVKPWDDETDMAKLEECVRSIQADGLVWGSSKLVPVGYGIKKLQIQCVVEDDKVGTDMLEEQITAFEDYVQSMDVAAFNKI, encoded by the exons ATGGGCTTCGGAGACCTCAGAACCCCCGCCGGCCTCCAGGTGCTCAACGACTACCTGGCGGACAAGAGCTACATCGAGGG gtatgtgccatcacaaGCCGATGTGGCGGTCTTTGAAGCAGTCTCTGGCCCACCGCCCGCTGACCTGTTCCATGCCCTGCGCTGGTATAATCACATCAAGTCttatgagaaagagaaagccag TCTGCCAGGAGTGAAGAAATCTTTGGGCAAGTATGGCCCTGCCAGTGTGGAAGACACCACAGGAAGTGCAGCTGCGGATGTCAAAGATGACGACGACATTGATCTCTTTGGGTCAGATGACGAGGAG GAAAGTGAAGAAGCAAAGAGGCTCAGAGAAGAGCGCCTTGCACAGTACGAATCAAAGAAAGCTAAAA AGCCTGCGGTTGTTGCCAAGTCTTCCATCTTACTGGATGTGAAGCCCTGGGATGATGAGACAGACATGGCCAAGTTAGAGGAGTGTGTCAGAAGCATTCAGGCAGACGGCTTGGTCTGGGGCTCTT CCAAATTGGTTCCAGTGGGATACGGAATTAAAAAGCTTCAAATACAGTGTGTGGTTGAAGACGATAAGGTTGGAACAGATATGCTGGAAGAGCAGATTACTGCTTTTGAGGACTACGTACAATCCATGGATGTTGCTGCTTTTAACAAAATCTAA